From the genome of Burkholderia cepacia ATCC 25416:
AAGAAGTAGTACTGCTGCGGGTCGAGTGCCTGCACCGCGAACCACACGCCGGCGACGACCGACGAAACAACCGCGATCAGGTAAGTCAGGCGGCGGCCGGAAGCACCGGTAAAGGTGTCGTTCAGCCATGCGACGACGATGGCGGCCATCACCAGCGCGTCAGGCAACAGGACATTCATAGGAGCGTTCATGATCTTGATTTCCTCCGCTCGCGATTACTGCGCCAGCGGCAGCTTGGACTGCGCGACATGGGAGAGGAGGTTTTCCACGGAAACGTGCATCACGTCGGTGAAAGGCTTCGGATACAGGCCCATCAGCAGCGTGAACGCGGCGAGCACGGCCAGCATCAGGAATTCGCGACGGCCGATGTCCTTCAGCTTGGCAACGTGGTCGTTCGCCACCGCGCCGAAGTACACGCGCTTGTACATCCACAGCGTGTAAGCAGCGCCGAGGATCAGCGTGAACGCCGCGCCGAATGCGATCCAGAAGTTGTACTGGACGGCCGCGAGAATCACCATGAACTCGCCGACGAAACCCGACGTGCCCGGCAGGCCGCAGTTGGCCATCGAGAACAGCATCGCGAAGGCCGCGAACTTCGGCATCACGTTGACGACGCCACCGTAATCGGCGATCTGGCGCGAGTGCACGCGGTCGTACAGCACGCCGATGCAGAGGAACATCGCGCCCGACACGAAGCCGTGCGAGATCATCTGGATGATCGCGCCTTCGACGCCGAGCTGGTTGAAGATGAAGAAGCCGAGCGTGACGAAGCCCATGTGCGCGATCGACGAATACGCGACCAGCTTCTTCATGTCGGCCTGCACCATCGCGACGAGGCCGATGTAGATCACCGCGATCAGCGACAGCGTGATCACGACGGGGGCCAGGAAGTGGCTCGCGTCAGGCGTGATCGGCAGCGAGAAGCGCAGGAAACCGTACGCGCCGAGCTTCAGCATGATCGCGGCCAGCACGACCGAGCCGCCCGTCGGCGCTTCCACGTGCGCGTCCGGCAGCCACGTGTGCACCGGCCACATCGGCACCTTCACCGCGAACGCGAGGAAGAACGCGATGAACAGCAGGATCTGCGGCGTCATCGCGATCTTGGCGTTCTGCCACGTCGCGAGGTCGAACGAATGCGTTTCCGTGTAC
Proteins encoded in this window:
- a CDS encoding NADH-quinone oxidoreductase subunit M: MHAFPILSTAIWLPIVFGLLVLAVGNDKNPGTARWIALIGSLLGLAVTIPLITGFDSSTAALQFVEKSTWIERFDIAYHLGVDGISMWFVVLTALITVIVVIAAWEVITENVAQYLAAFLILSGIMIGVFSAADGLLFYVFFEATLIPMYIIIGVWGGPNRVYAAFKFFLYTLAGSLLMLVALIYLYTETHSFDLATWQNAKIAMTPQILLFIAFFLAFAVKVPMWPVHTWLPDAHVEAPTGGSVVLAAIMLKLGAYGFLRFSLPITPDASHFLAPVVITLSLIAVIYIGLVAMVQADMKKLVAYSSIAHMGFVTLGFFIFNQLGVEGAIIQMISHGFVSGAMFLCIGVLYDRVHSRQIADYGGVVNVMPKFAAFAMLFSMANCGLPGTSGFVGEFMVILAAVQYNFWIAFGAAFTLILGAAYTLWMYKRVYFGAVANDHVAKLKDIGRREFLMLAVLAAFTLLMGLYPKPFTDVMHVSVENLLSHVAQSKLPLAQ